One genomic region from Cygnus olor isolate bCygOlo1 chromosome 29, bCygOlo1.pri.v2, whole genome shotgun sequence encodes:
- the MFSD5 gene encoding molybdate-anion transporter, translating into MLLAAYAALALLLAAALGLELAARRSRPPAAAPPGANPAFARFQRGFLRGYLPALAADWLQGPYLYKLYQHYGFVEAQIAALYVCGFASSVLFGPVAASLVDALGRRASCVLFSLTYSACCLTKLSRDYLVLAAGRVLGGLSTALLFCAFEAWYVHEHVEHDFPAEWVPATFSRAAFWNHVVAVGAGVVANAAAEWLGLGPVAPFVASIPLLVLAGAVALKDWDENYGKKRALAKTCADGLRRLLADRRVLLLGTVQALFESVIYIFVFLWTPVLDPHGPPLGIVFSSFMAASMVGASLYRLAVSPRYRLQPVHVLSLSVLVGFFSLFMLTFSTNPGQESPAESFVAFLLLELSCGLYFPAMGFLRRKAIPEKDRPGVTNWCRVPLNLLACLGLLLLHGADRGSGTRSIFSACCGLMLLALLAVVGLFSVVRHDAELRLPAPQGQPDAPEL; encoded by the coding sequence ATGCTGCTCGCCGCCTACGCCGCCCtcgccctgctgctggcagcggcgctggggctggagctggccgCCCGCCGCTCGCGGCCCcctgccgccgccccccccggcgccAACCCGGCCTTCGCCCGCTTCCAGCGGGGCTTCCTGCGTGGCTACCTGCCCGCACTGGCCGCCGACTGGCTGCAGGGGCCGTACCTGTACAAGCTGTACCAGCACTACGGCTTCGTGGAGGCGCAGATCGCCGCGCTCTACGTCTGCGGCTTCGCCTCCAGCGTCCTCTTCGGGCCCGTGGCCGCCTCGCTGGTGGACGCGCTGGGCCGCCGGGCGTCGTGCGTGCTCTTCTCGCTGACCTACTCGGCCTGCTGCCTCACCAAGCTGTCCCGTGACTACCTGGTGCTGGCGGCGGGGAGGGTGCTGGGCGGGCTGTCCACGGCGCTGCTCTTCTGCGCCTTCGAGGCCTGGTACGTCCACGAGCATGTGGAGCACGACTTCCCGGCAGAGTGGGTGCCCGCCACCTTCTCGCGGGCGGCCTTCTGGAACCACGTGGTGGCCGTGGGGGCCGGGGTGGTGGCCAACGCCGCCGCCgagtggctggggctgggcccgGTGGCGCCCTTCGTGGCGTCCATCCCGCTGCTGGTGCTGGCGGGCGCCGTGGCCTTGAAGGACTGGGATGAGAACTATGGCAAGAAGCGGGCGCTCGCCAAGACCTGCGCGGACGGCCTGCGGCGCCTGCTGGCGGACCGGcgcgtgctgctgctgggcaccgTCCAGGCGCTCTTCGAGAGCGTCATCTACATCTTCGTCTTCCTCTGGACGCCCGTGCTGGACCCCCACGGGCCGCCGCTGGGCATCGTCTTCTCCAGCTTCATGGCGGCCAGCATGGTGGGCGCCTCGCTGTATCGCCTGGCCGTCTCCCCGAGGTACCGCCTGCAGCCCGTCCACGTGCTCTCGCTCTCCGTCCTCGTGggcttcttctccctcttcatGCTCACCTTCTCCACCAACCCCGGCCAGGAGAGCCCGGCCGAGTCCTTCGTGGCCTTCCTGCTCCTCGAGCTCTCCTGCGGGCTCTACTTCCCCGCCATGGGCTTCCTGCGGCGCAAGGCGATCCCGGAGAAGGACCGGCCGGGGGTGACGAACTGGTGCCGAGTCCCGCTCAACCTGCTggcctgcctggggctgctgctgctgcacggcGCCGACCGCGGGTCCGGCACCCGCAGCATCTTCTCCGCCTGCTGCGGCCTCATGCTGCTGGCGCTGCTCGCCGTCGTCGGCCTCTTCTCTGTTGTCCGCCACGATGCTGAGCTCCGGCTGCCGGCCCCGCAGGGCCAGCCTGACGCCCCCGAGCTGTGA